The genomic stretch TTGAACTTAAAAAAGTACCTAATCCCAAAATTATTTTAGTATTGAATCTTGTCAAAAATACCTCAAAATAATTCAACTCTTTAAACCATAAAGTCTCTGCTCCAAAATAACTCAGACCGAGCAGAATTAACCAAGTAAATAGTAACACTATCAATATAGTGTAAATAATTTTTATAGGGGAATCAAATAAACTCTTTTTTCTGGTTATTTCTATCATATTTTTTCAAAAATACTTAATTAGGCAAATCATATCAAATCTATTTGGTTTTTTAAAACCCGGTCAGTAATATAGCAATCCCTTCTCAGTTGTGAAATATCCAAAGATACAGAATAAATTTATATTTTTTATGACAATTATTTCAAAATAATCTTAGTTCAATTTGTTGAACGAAATAACATTAGTTCCATACAACAAATTACACGGAGGGTAAATTATGAAGATATAATCTTTTATAAAAGATTACCCGAACCTGATATTACTTATTAATTTGATAAGGTAAAATTAAAAAATTAGTCAATAAGCAAAGTTATATCATAGAGAGGAAACTTAGTATCAAGGGTGATAATCGTTAAGTCCTCAATCATCGCTTGAGCAATTAACATTCTGTCAAAAGGATCTTTATGATGTAATGGTAAATCCGTTACTTTTAATCCATGCTCTGCTGTAATATCTAAAACTCTAAAATAATTATCTTTCAGCTTTTCTAATAAGTTATTAGGCACAAATAACTTACCCAAAGACTTTTTTATAGACATTTCCCATACCGTCGCCGCACTAACAAAAATCATATTTTCAGGGTGACAAATAACTGCTCTTATTTGGGGAGATAATTTTGCTTCATCTCCTAACCACCATAAGAGAATATGAGTATCTAATAAAAACTTCATTCATCTTCTCCGTAAAACATAGCGTTAATTTCGGGAGACTCATCATCAAAATCATCTGC from Cyanobacterium sp. T60_A2020_053 encodes the following:
- a CDS encoding type II toxin-antitoxin system VapC family toxin, yielding MKFLLDTHILLWWLGDEAKLSPQIRAVICHPENMIFVSAATVWEMSIKKSLGKLFVPNNLLEKLKDNYFRVLDITAEHGLKVTDLPLHHKDPFDRMLIAQAMIEDLTIITLDTKFPLYDITLLID